The following are encoded together in the Cohaesibacter gelatinilyticus genome:
- a CDS encoding DUF6638 family protein, whose translation MMRLVTRGLMFGNLFEVRAPALVARYNRALEHLTGKRTELEEFHIDISGYSPEIGDEFNDEFYLNPDGFNRKFILLSIDQKKCPLLNVRLSMSQDILRSYIEQNEEQLFVLTARDAVVGELINSVYSVDSPSDLFTIRTIEVEADTIGSDVEASEELSEKIEQFMKHKDGWWDDVLIAEMIELSKRTGNILRDPIHLARQTFEQKSFYTSHFGGIYLFRDVQEPGIINVNGAHDLTDLSLEYNCSLDNHYEIAAFLKINDLVEQITNTTLMTNSLAVLQQKMDFLVIDAAASNDEDLSNVSRRDLRDLRRKHRQDLPEAYHSLEKLMKSIIAGQQHFDLKPHDPAYFYLLRSKNHANKRLVNMLLSQLTPLDFRQLFICHKDAFYSAYRSWSDAKKSYVARFLEEEYILDKSGARMQLFGPEPAMEENEPEIEPAIWQGPWGPASMEQ comes from the coding sequence ATGATGCGACTGGTCACACGCGGTCTGATGTTTGGCAACCTCTTTGAGGTCAGAGCACCTGCTCTGGTGGCGCGCTATAATCGTGCGCTGGAACATCTGACTGGCAAACGTACCGAGTTGGAAGAATTTCATATTGATATCTCGGGCTACTCACCCGAGATCGGGGATGAGTTCAATGACGAATTCTATCTCAACCCCGATGGTTTCAATCGCAAATTCATCCTGCTATCCATTGACCAGAAAAAATGCCCGCTATTGAATGTCCGCCTTTCCATGTCGCAGGATATTCTGCGCAGCTATATCGAACAGAATGAAGAGCAATTGTTTGTTCTGACTGCACGGGACGCGGTGGTCGGGGAATTGATCAATTCAGTCTATTCCGTCGACAGCCCGTCCGATCTCTTCACCATTCGCACCATTGAAGTCGAAGCAGACACAATTGGTTCGGACGTGGAAGCCAGCGAGGAGTTGTCCGAGAAGATCGAGCAATTCATGAAGCACAAGGATGGCTGGTGGGATGATGTTCTGATCGCAGAGATGATCGAACTCTCCAAACGCACCGGCAATATCCTTCGTGATCCGATCCATCTGGCCAGACAGACTTTTGAGCAGAAGAGTTTCTATACCAGCCATTTCGGCGGTATCTATTTATTCCGTGATGTACAGGAACCCGGCATCATCAACGTCAATGGCGCTCATGATCTGACCGACTTGTCGCTTGAATATAATTGCTCCCTCGACAATCATTACGAGATTGCTGCATTTCTAAAAATCAATGACCTGGTGGAGCAGATCACCAACACAACATTAATGACCAACAGTCTGGCCGTCTTGCAACAGAAGATGGATTTTCTGGTCATTGATGCTGCTGCAAGCAATGACGAAGATCTATCCAACGTCTCGCGTCGTGATTTGCGAGATCTGCGGCGCAAGCATCGTCAGGATCTGCCAGAAGCATATCATTCCCTTGAGAAACTGATGAAAAGTATCATTGCCGGGCAGCAGCATTTTGATCTGAAGCCACATGATCCTGCTTATTTTTATCTGTTGCGGTCCAAAAACCATGCCAACAAGCGATTGGTCAATATGCTGTTATCGCAGCTGACACCTTTGGATTTCCGCCAATTGTTCATTTGCCACAAGGATGCATTCTATTCTGCCTATCGCTCATGGAGTGATGCCAAGAAGAGCTATGTGGCTCGGTTCCTTGAAGAGGAATATATTTTGGACAAGAGCGGAGCACGCATGCAGCTCTTTGGTCCTGAGCCCGCTATGGAAGAAAATGAGCCTGAGATAGAACCAGCAATCTGGCAAGGTCCGTGGGGACCAGCATCGATGGAGCAATAG
- a CDS encoding ATP-binding protein: MTFSNDLMELKEELVREKYTASETMLAGFDHTPRVAKPVEQPAKIERSAGIGTRRRFRSTTPGFVTRPTARPEGVQLSTRITQCDEDDPLTSPVQATVMKSMRRALSVAQAVSDQFADQTGLSDLMRENLAGALAASQKRRFEDLLGAASLISLHVFANMSDFLISNIASMDNETETDIGEVEEIVLDNPQLALHGTLWELDQKLAQFAKSDEQLIAVLKSFCEKLMEKVARRAEANTHVAPFTNFSYRVEEDEFEINGFVPSSSKRSSTLVMSFKKPNEVVGNHIAKYQAMKLSKMLMAYDFDRKLNPFAELGGFIFTFMGDGKPGTGKTTLIQMMAGLISDYCDNAGYAFRYQNLSTDSIDSYQGKSAQNAKAFIRNIIDPNIIGFGTVDDIDQLAGKRGDRQSSAGQLEVTAVLMESFAGANTLVRGNCTFGMFSNYPENVDDALRQRAGARFLVDGPQTREDYIDILHLLMGKNHNIPLGDHELYSAQEIKKAVAASYDQHSKPQEAQLLNVFDRVQSDIGELTNIAKLGHYLKAIQQADERFTGRAIKNITDAIKVRAMDFELPDEWMEQPDLFLSKDYDTKKNMIAELAQPITVDMALQEINRYADSEFRYADKSDEVAIEDAVRDMQRMAEAKRRYVETNTP; the protein is encoded by the coding sequence TTGACTTTTTCTAATGATTTGATGGAACTGAAAGAAGAGCTGGTTCGCGAGAAATATACCGCGTCAGAGACCATGCTGGCCGGCTTTGACCATACTCCACGCGTTGCCAAACCTGTAGAGCAGCCTGCCAAGATCGAGCGTTCTGCTGGTATTGGAACAAGACGTCGTTTCCGTTCCACCACACCTGGTTTTGTCACCCGCCCAACCGCAAGGCCGGAAGGTGTCCAGCTTAGCACTCGCATCACCCAATGTGATGAAGATGATCCGCTGACCAGTCCGGTTCAGGCTACCGTCATGAAATCCATGCGGCGTGCTCTTTCCGTCGCGCAAGCCGTCTCCGACCAATTTGCAGATCAGACCGGTTTATCCGATTTGATGCGGGAAAACTTGGCCGGGGCCCTCGCTGCCAGTCAAAAGAGGCGCTTTGAAGATTTGCTCGGAGCCGCCTCTCTGATCTCGTTGCATGTTTTTGCCAATATGAGCGACTTTTTGATCTCCAATATCGCTTCCATGGACAATGAGACGGAAACCGATATCGGTGAAGTGGAAGAGATTGTTCTCGATAATCCGCAACTGGCTCTGCATGGCACCCTTTGGGAGTTGGATCAGAAGCTGGCACAATTTGCCAAATCTGATGAGCAATTGATTGCCGTGTTGAAAAGCTTCTGCGAAAAGCTGATGGAGAAAGTTGCACGGCGGGCAGAAGCCAATACCCATGTAGCTCCTTTCACCAATTTCAGCTATCGAGTAGAAGAAGACGAATTCGAGATTAATGGCTTCGTCCCCTCGTCTAGCAAGCGGTCCTCAACGCTGGTCATGTCCTTCAAGAAACCTAACGAGGTGGTCGGCAACCATATTGCCAAATATCAGGCCATGAAATTGTCCAAGATGCTGATGGCCTATGATTTTGATCGCAAGCTTAATCCGTTTGCCGAGCTTGGTGGTTTCATTTTCACGTTCATGGGGGATGGAAAGCCAGGCACTGGTAAAACCACGCTCATTCAGATGATGGCCGGACTGATCAGTGATTATTGCGACAATGCCGGTTACGCTTTTCGCTATCAGAACCTATCGACTGACAGTATCGATAGCTATCAGGGCAAGTCGGCACAAAATGCCAAGGCCTTCATTCGCAACATCATTGATCCCAATATCATCGGCTTTGGCACAGTCGATGATATTGACCAGTTGGCTGGCAAGCGCGGAGATCGACAATCCTCTGCTGGTCAACTGGAAGTGACCGCCGTTTTGATGGAAAGCTTTGCTGGTGCCAATACCTTGGTACGTGGCAATTGCACCTTTGGCATGTTTTCCAACTATCCGGAAAATGTCGATGATGCCCTACGTCAGCGTGCCGGTGCACGTTTTCTGGTGGATGGCCCGCAAACCCGTGAGGATTATATCGATATTCTCCATCTTCTGATGGGCAAGAACCACAATATCCCTCTCGGTGATCACGAGCTTTATTCCGCACAGGAAATCAAGAAAGCGGTTGCCGCTTCCTATGATCAGCATTCCAAGCCGCAAGAAGCGCAGTTGCTCAATGTCTTTGATCGGGTTCAGTCCGATATCGGGGAACTAACCAACATCGCCAAGCTTGGCCATTATCTGAAAGCCATCCAGCAGGCTGATGAGCGCTTTACAGGTCGTGCCATCAAGAACATCACCGACGCCATCAAGGTTCGCGCCATGGACTTTGAGCTGCCAGATGAATGGATGGAACAGCCGGATTTGTTCCTCTCCAAAGATTATGACACCAAGAAAAACATGATTGCGGAACTGGCTCAGCCCATTACTGTCGACATGGCCTTGCAGGAAATCAACCGCTACGCGGATAGTGAATTCCGTTATGCTGACAAATCCGATGAAGTGGCCATTGAAGACGCCGTACGCGATATGCAGCGCATGGCAGAAGCAAAACGCCGTTATGTGGAGACGAACACCCCATGA
- a CDS encoding ATP-binding protein — protein MMKIRQSLAGKLFLAMAALSSVIVALMAGFIAINIRSGFSDYLLEIELEQFDDLAGALALQYAGSGDSWKSFASDPRRWHDTVRSNVSRLGPPRDERAGPRPPRDERAGFRPPPPAGMRPPRPEGGARRPFPRHPDPRQLGTRLALLDIDIDRVAGAKIASRNFVTQAIFDASGRGQIIGYLALAQSRAAADGRDQSFVFDQLKALGLAALLALAIAALSAWVLARYFLHPIQELMQGTMRLAAGESGVRTQAQRSDEIGTLITRFNEMAESLEVAKQTERQWVSDASHELKTPLAVLRGKIEGLQDGIYKPDEAFLSDLHTSVMRLTTLVSDLNILAQSGEAKLSCIWAPDDLSEIIRESLERQADRLNKAGLEFDLNLIEDAPIECDRGRLLQLLDNLIENSRRYTSSPGKIAITLGELNDGYQIIIADTAPCPTELQLPKLFERFYRTESSRNRQHGGSGLGLAICKAIVDAHSGDISATASNLGGLQVGISLPKQQEAQS, from the coding sequence ATGATGAAGATAAGACAGTCTCTGGCAGGTAAGCTGTTTCTGGCGATGGCTGCCCTTTCCTCTGTGATCGTGGCATTGATGGCGGGTTTCATAGCTATCAATATTCGCTCTGGATTCTCGGACTATCTGCTTGAGATTGAGCTGGAACAATTTGACGATCTTGCTGGTGCATTAGCACTGCAATATGCCGGCTCGGGGGATAGTTGGAAGAGCTTTGCCTCCGATCCCCGACGATGGCATGATACGGTCAGATCGAATGTGAGCCGCCTTGGTCCACCTCGGGACGAAAGAGCAGGGCCTAGGCCACCGCGAGATGAGAGAGCAGGGTTTAGACCTCCTCCACCAGCGGGAATGCGTCCTCCCAGGCCAGAAGGAGGCGCTCGGCGACCATTTCCCCGTCATCCTGATCCGCGCCAGTTGGGAACAAGACTGGCGCTTTTGGATATCGATATAGATCGCGTTGCCGGAGCGAAGATCGCCTCTCGCAATTTTGTGACACAAGCCATTTTCGACGCGAGCGGGCGTGGGCAGATCATCGGCTATTTGGCCTTGGCCCAATCACGTGCTGCTGCAGATGGGCGGGATCAGTCCTTTGTCTTTGATCAGCTCAAAGCTCTTGGGTTAGCTGCGCTGCTGGCACTGGCCATCGCCGCTTTAAGTGCCTGGGTGCTGGCCCGCTATTTCCTTCATCCAATTCAGGAACTGATGCAGGGCACCATGCGTTTGGCCGCGGGGGAAAGTGGTGTTCGCACGCAAGCGCAACGCAGTGATGAAATCGGTACGCTCATTACGCGCTTTAATGAGATGGCAGAAAGTCTTGAGGTTGCAAAACAGACTGAGCGCCAATGGGTATCGGACGCATCGCACGAATTGAAAACACCATTGGCTGTCCTGCGTGGCAAAATTGAAGGCTTGCAGGATGGCATCTATAAACCTGACGAAGCATTCCTCAGTGATCTCCACACGTCCGTCATGCGCCTGACCACGTTGGTGAGTGATCTGAATATCCTTGCACAAAGCGGCGAGGCGAAGCTTTCATGCATATGGGCACCGGATGATCTGAGCGAAATCATCCGGGAGAGTTTGGAGAGGCAAGCTGATCGCTTGAACAAAGCTGGCCTTGAGTTTGATCTGAACCTGATCGAAGACGCGCCCATTGAATGTGATCGTGGGCGATTGCTGCAGCTTCTCGATAATCTGATCGAAAATTCGCGCCGTTATACGTCCTCGCCCGGCAAAATTGCCATCACCCTCGGTGAGTTAAATGATGGCTACCAAATCATAATTGCAGATACCGCGCCGTGCCCAACAGAACTGCAATTGCCAAAATTGTTTGAACGCTTCTATCGTACTGAGAGCTCTCGTAATCGCCAGCACGGTGGGTCAGGATTGGGGCTCGCTATTTGCAAAGCCATTGTTGACGCACATTCCGGTGATATTTCGGCAACGGCATCAAACCTTGGCGGATTGCAAGTGGGTATCAGCTTGCCAAAGCAACAGGAGGCTCAATCATGA
- a CDS encoding response regulator, whose product MNSNEEPFIVVVEDEPALAEIVKDYLVQSGMNVDLVEEGRGATEHILQSDPDLVILDIMLPGKDGLTICREVRAQSDVPIILQTAKVEEIDRLLGLELGADDYICKPFSPREMVARVKAILRRTKRTVGNTAPTDAASETLLTIDEERWTADYNGQPLNLTRREFQLFSTLYNRPGRVFSRAQLLELAFPDDSEVFDRVIDSHVKNIRQKVRKIDSECDIIRSVYGVGYSFEML is encoded by the coding sequence ATGAACTCCAACGAAGAGCCGTTCATTGTTGTCGTTGAAGACGAACCTGCATTGGCTGAGATCGTAAAAGACTATCTGGTTCAGTCAGGTATGAATGTTGACCTTGTGGAGGAGGGCAGAGGTGCAACGGAGCACATTCTGCAATCTGATCCCGATCTGGTGATTTTGGATATCATGCTGCCGGGAAAAGATGGTCTGACCATCTGCCGTGAAGTGCGGGCTCAAAGTGATGTGCCCATCATATTGCAAACAGCAAAAGTCGAGGAAATTGATCGACTGCTAGGTTTGGAACTCGGAGCGGATGACTATATCTGCAAGCCTTTCTCTCCTCGCGAAATGGTTGCGCGTGTGAAAGCAATTTTGCGTCGCACCAAAAGGACAGTCGGCAATACTGCCCCAACGGATGCAGCTTCAGAAACATTGCTTACCATCGATGAAGAGCGTTGGACGGCGGACTATAATGGCCAACCGCTGAACCTCACGCGGCGGGAATTCCAGCTATTCAGCACGCTCTATAACCGGCCGGGCCGGGTTTTCTCCCGTGCTCAATTGCTGGAGCTTGCCTTTCCTGATGACAGCGAGGTGTTTGATCGGGTCATCGATAGTCATGTGAAAAATATTCGCCAGAAGGTGCGCAAGATTGATTCCGAGTGCGATATTATTCGTTCCGTCTATGGGGTCGGCTACAGTTTCGAGATGCTCTGA
- a CDS encoding YHYH protein, with protein MKAFRLKYLAARQIIKASGLMVATSLLTLAANSAQAHNNQVTIKDQGNKRCILSNGLPDHSTGSFPNRGNPHTISAQSIRLCVNKNPKKRSRATPIRGSIGVALNGVQIRPGTADYYDPSGRRGFSRNRSSGWNLEGMGARTQLGMDRNNAHVDQRGLYHYHGPSRALSKSGKGTLIGYAADGFEIHYVGKRKTSSYKLKGGKRSSGPGGRHDGTYVQDWQYVAGSGNLDQCNGGTLNGKFVYFATDTYPFFPRCLWGSASSDFKVGRGRGNQRGQRPQFGQGGQRPNNGFLGRSNQANNQSFGGQRPQGRGMGQGRFGPPQEALQACTSKNTGQRCGFNAPGGRQISGTCGVTPDRQLACMPRGGRRP; from the coding sequence ATGAAAGCTTTCCGACTGAAGTATCTGGCGGCTCGGCAGATAATCAAGGCCTCTGGCCTGATGGTTGCGACCAGCCTCCTGACACTGGCAGCCAACTCTGCTCAAGCACATAACAACCAGGTGACCATCAAGGATCAGGGTAACAAGCGTTGTATCCTGTCCAACGGTTTGCCCGACCACTCAACTGGTTCATTTCCAAATCGTGGAAATCCGCACACAATATCGGCACAATCCATCCGTTTATGCGTTAACAAGAATCCAAAGAAGCGCTCCCGTGCGACACCTATTCGCGGATCAATCGGCGTGGCTCTCAACGGGGTGCAGATCCGTCCTGGTACCGCTGACTATTACGATCCGAGTGGCCGCCGTGGCTTCAGTCGAAACCGCAGCTCTGGCTGGAATTTGGAAGGTATGGGAGCCCGCACCCAATTGGGCATGGATCGCAATAATGCCCATGTCGATCAACGTGGCCTCTATCACTATCATGGTCCGTCCAGAGCTCTTTCCAAGTCTGGAAAAGGCACTCTGATCGGATATGCGGCTGATGGCTTTGAAATTCACTATGTAGGTAAGCGGAAAACATCCAGTTACAAACTGAAGGGTGGCAAGCGCTCGTCTGGTCCGGGAGGGCGCCACGACGGTACATATGTGCAGGATTGGCAATATGTTGCGGGATCAGGCAATCTTGATCAGTGCAATGGTGGCACGCTGAACGGCAAGTTCGTCTATTTCGCGACCGACACCTATCCCTTCTTTCCCCGCTGCCTTTGGGGCAGTGCCAGCTCTGACTTCAAGGTTGGCCGAGGTCGCGGAAATCAACGAGGTCAAAGGCCTCAGTTCGGCCAAGGTGGTCAGCGTCCCAATAATGGCTTTTTGGGGCGATCCAATCAGGCAAATAATCAGAGTTTCGGTGGCCAGCGCCCACAAGGGCGTGGCATGGGGCAGGGACGTTTTGGTCCACCTCAGGAAGCCCTGCAGGCTTGCACGTCCAAAAACACTGGACAGCGTTGTGGCTTCAATGCACCGGGAGGGCGTCAGATCAGCGGAACATGTGGTGTAACGCCAGATCGGCAATTGGCTTGCATGCCACGTGGCGGTCGTCGCCCTTAG
- a CDS encoding GlcG/HbpS family heme-binding protein produces the protein MLVHRPSLNSDMALTLAKAATEIAQSKDLRICVAILGTSGELLVFLRNDDAIPAAQQICQQKAATALHFRTATQQLFERSLERPSLQSGFSNQPDIMLLPGGIPLFADGVCIGAIGVSGAKDYEDVEIAQAALKQTRLDCA, from the coding sequence ATGCTAGTTCACCGCCCCAGTCTGAATAGCGACATGGCGCTCACTCTTGCAAAAGCGGCAACAGAGATTGCCCAAAGCAAAGACCTCAGAATTTGCGTGGCCATATTGGGTACATCAGGGGAGCTATTGGTTTTCTTGCGCAATGATGATGCAATCCCAGCAGCTCAGCAGATTTGTCAGCAAAAAGCAGCAACCGCCCTCCATTTCCGCACCGCGACCCAACAATTGTTTGAACGAAGTCTGGAACGACCAAGTCTTCAATCAGGCTTCTCCAACCAACCCGATATCATGCTGCTTCCAGGAGGCATTCCATTATTTGCTGATGGAGTATGCATTGGAGCAATCGGTGTTTCCGGTGCCAAGGATTATGAGGACGTGGAAATTGCTCAAGCTGCGCTCAAGCAAACAAGACTTGATTGCGCCTGA
- a CDS encoding diol dehydratase small subunit, translated as MTNDKTTKNLTYPFGKHHRSEIPSRSGKTLENIELDNVLAGTVSPDDLAIQRVTLEAQAQVATEAGYTEVAENLLRAAEMTNIPDDEILDMYEALRPGRSTYYQLLSLSQRISSQFDAELTGNYIREAADAYRDTGLLKMEDD; from the coding sequence ATGACAAACGATAAAACCACAAAAAATCTGACTTATCCGTTCGGAAAACATCATCGCTCTGAGATTCCATCTCGAAGCGGTAAAACGCTCGAAAACATTGAGCTAGACAATGTTTTGGCCGGCACAGTCAGCCCGGATGATCTGGCCATTCAAAGAGTCACGTTGGAAGCCCAAGCGCAAGTCGCGACAGAGGCAGGCTATACTGAAGTTGCCGAAAATCTGCTGCGAGCTGCTGAGATGACGAATATTCCAGATGATGAAATTCTGGATATGTATGAAGCCCTGCGCCCTGGTCGCTCAACCTATTATCAGCTTCTATCCTTATCACAGCGAATCTCCAGTCAGTTTGATGCTGAGTTGACCGGCAACTATATCCGCGAAGCAGCCGACGCCTATCGAGATACAGGCCTATTGAAAATGGAAGATGACTGA
- a CDS encoding propanediol/glycerol family dehydratase large subunit has product MTQRSKRFAKRAERGINKESYIHELPELGLCVMNSPSDPKPSIKLKDGVIVEMDGRSFDEFDGIDRFIAKYAIDIEQSETSMAQDSQSIARLFVDINVQQKDVRRVLSGCTPAKIVDVMQHLNVVEMMMALQKMRQRLKPANQCHVTNWKENPALLAADAAEAGLRGFAEAETTVRVARYAPFSALALMVGAQVGRPGTLTQISVEEALNLKLAMKGLSSYAETLSVYGTIPSFVDGDDTPWSKGVLASAYASRGVKSRFTTGSGSEALMGHGQGWSMLYLEVRCLLMVKGAGSQGVQNGSISCIALPESLPGGVLGVLAENLIAASLGLEVASGNDALASHSDIRKTAKLMLQFLPGTDFITSGYSLIPKKDNLFGGGNFDGEDLDDWLVLQRDMRVDAGLLPVREDETVAHRRKAALAMQAVFKDLGFPEITDEEVEAAAIAYTSDDMPDRDVVADLAAADDFLNSDLTAINVVKALSEAGFDDVADSVLEMQRQRVLGDYLQTSAIFDEEFNVLSAVNTPNNYQGPGTGFRVEGELWDKIQNLPQVIDPRSLVADEKADAKLTLTPKGEPQAGDENEVVIAVGPAFATSSDETLAKLSHTDVLKAIIAGIESEGANWKVVKVFTSADLAAIGLSGAKVSGSGIGIGLQSKGTALIHKSNLAPLNNLELLSQAPNLTLESYQALGRNAACYAKRKPPHPVPVKIDNTARLRLIVQTTLLHSREVNKIDEDRGLVEMAVSFQ; this is encoded by the coding sequence ATGACACAACGCTCAAAACGTTTCGCCAAGCGGGCCGAACGTGGCATCAATAAAGAGAGCTATATTCATGAGCTGCCCGAGCTGGGCCTTTGTGTGATGAATAGCCCATCTGACCCCAAACCCTCGATCAAGCTCAAGGATGGCGTGATCGTTGAAATGGATGGGCGAAGCTTTGATGAATTTGATGGCATTGATCGCTTCATCGCGAAATATGCAATCGATATCGAACAATCCGAGACATCCATGGCGCAGGACTCTCAGAGCATTGCTCGTCTGTTCGTTGATATCAATGTGCAGCAAAAAGATGTTCGCCGCGTGCTGTCCGGCTGCACCCCCGCCAAGATTGTCGATGTCATGCAACATCTGAATGTGGTGGAAATGATGATGGCGCTGCAAAAGATGCGGCAACGCCTCAAACCTGCCAATCAATGCCATGTCACCAACTGGAAAGAAAACCCGGCACTACTCGCAGCAGATGCCGCCGAGGCAGGGCTTCGTGGCTTTGCAGAAGCCGAGACGACCGTCCGTGTTGCCCGCTACGCACCCTTCAGCGCTCTTGCCCTGATGGTTGGGGCACAAGTCGGTCGTCCTGGCACCTTGACCCAGATCTCCGTCGAAGAAGCTCTGAATTTGAAGCTGGCCATGAAGGGGCTGTCTTCTTACGCAGAAACCTTGTCTGTCTATGGCACTATCCCCTCTTTCGTGGATGGTGATGACACGCCTTGGTCAAAAGGTGTTCTTGCGTCCGCCTATGCCTCTCGTGGCGTCAAATCACGCTTTACGACGGGATCGGGCTCTGAAGCTTTGATGGGACATGGACAAGGCTGGTCCATGCTCTACCTTGAAGTGCGCTGCCTCTTGATGGTCAAGGGCGCTGGCAGCCAAGGGGTTCAAAATGGCTCCATCTCTTGCATTGCCCTACCGGAATCCTTGCCCGGAGGTGTTCTCGGTGTATTGGCAGAGAATTTGATCGCAGCATCTCTGGGCCTTGAAGTCGCCTCTGGCAATGATGCCCTTGCTTCGCACTCTGATATCCGCAAAACCGCAAAACTGATGCTTCAGTTCCTGCCGGGTACAGATTTCATCACCTCCGGCTACAGCTTGATCCCCAAAAAGGACAACCTGTTCGGTGGAGGTAACTTCGACGGCGAGGATCTTGATGACTGGCTGGTCCTGCAGCGAGACATGCGTGTTGATGCTGGCCTACTCCCAGTGCGAGAAGATGAGACCGTCGCTCACAGGCGCAAGGCCGCTCTTGCCATGCAAGCAGTCTTCAAGGACTTAGGCTTCCCCGAAATAACGGACGAGGAAGTCGAAGCAGCAGCAATAGCTTATACCAGTGACGACATGCCAGACCGAGATGTGGTTGCAGACCTGGCAGCTGCTGATGATTTTTTGAACTCTGATCTGACTGCAATCAACGTGGTCAAAGCGTTATCAGAAGCCGGCTTTGACGATGTTGCTGATAGTGTTCTGGAGATGCAGCGCCAGCGCGTTCTTGGTGATTATTTACAGACATCAGCCATCTTTGATGAGGAGTTCAATGTATTGAGCGCGGTGAACACCCCCAATAATTATCAAGGTCCAGGCACAGGCTTTCGCGTCGAGGGAGAGCTATGGGACAAGATCCAAAATCTTCCGCAAGTGATAGATCCCCGGTCGCTGGTCGCCGACGAAAAGGCCGATGCAAAACTGACACTCACCCCAAAAGGCGAGCCACAGGCAGGTGATGAAAACGAAGTGGTTATCGCCGTTGGTCCTGCCTTTGCGACATCAAGCGATGAGACCCTCGCCAAACTGTCCCACACAGATGTTCTGAAAGCCATCATTGCGGGCATTGAATCGGAAGGGGCAAATTGGAAAGTGGTCAAGGTCTTTACAAGCGCAGATCTCGCAGCCATTGGCCTTTCCGGGGCAAAAGTGAGCGGATCTGGCATTGGCATCGGTTTGCAATCAAAGGGCACAGCCCTCATTCACAAGAGCAATTTGGCCCCGCTCAATAACTTGGAACTGCTAAGTCAGGCCCCCAACCTCACACTGGAATCTTATCAAGCGCTTGGCCGCAACGCCGCCTGCTATGCCAAGAGAAAGCCCCCTCACCCGGTTCCGGTCAAGATCGACAATACCGCCCGTCTCCGCCTGATTGTGCAGACGACATTGTTGCATTCACGAGAAGTCAACAAAATCGATGAAGATCGCGGCCTTGTCGAGATGGCTGTTTCATTCCAGTAA